A region of Diceros bicornis minor isolate mBicDic1 chromosome 31, mDicBic1.mat.cur, whole genome shotgun sequence DNA encodes the following proteins:
- the PPP1CA gene encoding serine/threonine-protein phosphatase PP1-alpha catalytic subunit — protein MSDSEKLNLDSIIGRLLEVQGSRPGKNVQLTENEIRGLCLKSREIFLSQPILLELEAPLKICGDIHGQYYDLLRLFEYGGFPPESNYLFLGDYVDRGKQSLETICLLLAYKIKYPENFFLLRGNHECASINRIYGFYDECKRRYNIKLWKTFTDCFNCLPIAAIVDEKIFCCHGGLSPDLQSMEQIRRIMRPTDVPDQGLLCDLLWSDPDKDVQGWGENDRGVSFTFGAEVVAKFLHKHDLDLICRAHQVVEDGYEFFAKRQLVTLFSAPNYCGEFDNAGAMMSVDETLMCSFQILKPADKNKGKYGQFSSLNPGGRPITPPRNSAKAKK, from the exons TGCAGGGCTCACGACCTGGAAAGAATGTACAGCTGACGGAGAACGAGATCCGTGGTCTGTGCCTCAAATCCCGGGAGATTTTCCTGAGCCAGCCAATTCTTCTGGAGCTGGAGGCGCCCCTCAAGATCTGTG GTGACATCCACGGCCAGTACTACGACCTTCTGCGGCTGTTCGAGTATGGTGGCTTCCCTCCAGAGAGCAACTACCTCTTCCTGGGGGACTATGTGGACCGGGGCAAGCAGTCTTTGGAGACCATCTGCCTGCTGCTGGCCTATAAGATCAAGTACCCCGAGAACTTCTTCCTGCTCCGTGGGAACCACGAGTGTGCCAGCATCAACCGCATCTATGGCTTCTATGATGAGT GCAAGAGGCGCTACAACATTAAACTGTGGAAAACCTTCACCGACTGCTTCAACTGCCTGCCCATCGCTGCCATTGTGGATGAGAAGATCTTCTGCTGCCATGGAG GCCTGTCCCCCGACCTGCAGTCGATGGAGCAGATCCGGCGTATCATGCGGCCCACGGATGTGCCTGACCAGGGGCTGCTCTGTGACCTGCTGTGGTCCGACCCTGACAAGGACGTGCAAGGCTGGGGCGAGAACGACCGTGGTGTCTCCTTTACATTCGGGGCTGAGGTGGTGGCCAAGTTCCTGCACAAGCACGATCTGGACCTCATCTGCCGGGCGCATCAG GTGGTAGAAGATGGCTATGAGTTCTTTGCCAAGCGGCAGCTGGTGACACTTTTCTCAGCTCCCAACTACTGTGGCGAGTTTGACAACGCAGGCGCCATGATGAGTGTGGACGAGACGCTCATGTGCTCCttccag ATCCTCAAGCCCGCCGACAAGAACAAGGGGAAATACGGGCAGTTCAGTAGCCTGAACCCTGGAGGCCGGCCCATCACCCCACCCCGCAACTCCGCCAAAGCCAAGAAATAG